A genomic window from Solanum stenotomum isolate F172 chromosome 10, ASM1918654v1, whole genome shotgun sequence includes:
- the LOC125842328 gene encoding mavicyanin-like, which yields MTSTPFMIAVIIVVVAIVASPAMATDHWVGDDQGWKLDFNYTAWAATKQFHVGDKLIFKYKKDVHNVYKADQEAFKSCTPSSDVTPLISGNDEISLITPGKKWYICSVGKHCEKGMKLAINVLPAESVSPAPSPSSPGSSSSSASSISLDSKFVAVIVAAFAMIIVIMT from the exons ATGACGTCGACACCTTTTATGATTGcagttattattgttgttgttgccaTTGTTGCTAGTCCAGCAATGGCAACTGATCATTGGGTTGGTGATGATCAAGGTTGGAAACTCGATTTTAACTACACAGCTTGGGCTGCTACGAAACAGTTCCACGTTGGAGATAAGCTTA TATTCAAGTACAAGAAAGACGTTCACAACGTGTATAAAGCAGATCAAGAAGCCTTCAAAAGCTGTACACCAAGTAGTGATGTTACACCTTTAATATCTGGAAATGATGAGATTTCCCTGATTACGCCAGGGAAAAAATGGTACATTTGTAGTGTAGGTAAACATTGTGAAAAGGGAATGAAACTTGCTATTAATGTTTTGCCAGCAGAATCAGTATCCCCTGCTCCTTCACCAAGTAGCCCTggttcatcttcttcatctgCATCTTCAATTTCTCTCGATTCCAAATTTGTTGCTGTGATTGTTGCTGCATTTGCAATGATTATCGTGATCATGACTTGA
- the LOC125841840 gene encoding probable sugar phosphate/phosphate translocator At1g12500 translates to MVEAQSWTTRRGSNPRLESPQDQVLDMPVTPTAEIRQQQYSNGGITSLVSPNVLTALIIASWYCSNIGVLLLNKYLLSFYGYRYPIFLTMLHMLSCATYSLVAIKWLEVVPFQQIHSRKQFFKILALSAIFCFSVVCGNTSLRYLPVSFNQAIGATTPFFTAIFAFVITCKKETAEVYLALVPVVLGIVLASNSEPLFHLFGFLMALGSTAGRALKSVVQGLLLSSDAEKLHSMNLLLYMAPMAAMILLPFTLYIEGNVAAVTVEKAKGDGFMVFLLIGNATVAYLVNLTNFLVTKHTSALTLQVLGNAKAAVAAVVSVLIFRNPVNIMGITGFAVTVMGVVLYSEAKKRSKVTAH, encoded by the coding sequence ATGGTGGAGGCACAGTCATGGACTACAAGAAGGGGAAGCAATCCAAGATTGGAGTCACCCCAAGATCAAGTCTTGGATATGCCAGTAACCCCAACTGCTGAAATCAGGCAGCAACAGTATTCTAATGGTGGGATAACTTCTTTGGTGTCACCAAATGTACTTACTGCTCTTATAATTGCTTCTTGGTACTGTTCAAATATTGGGGTGTTGTTGCTAAACAAGTATCTTTTAAGTTTTTATGGTTATCGTTACCCAATATTCTTGACTATGTTGCATATGTTGTCATGTGCTACTTATAGTTTAGTTGCTATTAAGTGGCTGGAAGTTGTTCCTTTCCAGCAGATACATAGCAGGAAACAgttcttcaagattcttgcTTTGAGtgctattttttgtttttctgttGTGTGTGGTAATACTTCATTGAGGTACCTTCCTGTATCGTTTAATCAAGCAATTGGTGCTACTACCCCATTTTTTACTGCTATTTTTGCTTTTGTGATTACTTGTAAGAAAGAAACTGCTGAGGTTTATTTAGCTCTTGTCCCTGTGGTTCTTGGTATTGTTTTGGCTAGCAATAGTGAGCCATTGTTCCATTTGTTTGGGTTCTTGATGGCTTTAGGTTCAACTGCTGGGAGAGCCTTGAAATCTGTTGTTCAGGGGTTGTTGTTATCCTCTGATGCTGAGAAATTACACTCCATGAATCTGTTATTATACATGGCTCCAATGGCAGCAATGATTTTGCTTCCTTTTACACTATACATAGAGGGGAATGTAGCAGCAGTTACGGTGGAGAAAGCTAAGGGAGATGGATTTATGGTTTTCTTGTTGATTGGTAATGCCACAGTTGCTTATTTGGTGAACTTAACTAATTTCTTGGTTACTAAGCATACAAGTGCCTTGACACTGCAAGTTTTGGGGAATGCTAAGGCTGCAGTGGCTGCAGTGGTGTCAGTTTTGATATTCAGGAATCCAGTGAACATCATGGGCATAACAGGATTTGCTGTGACTGTAATGGGTGTGGTGCTTTACAGTGAGGCAAAGAAGAGATCTAAAGTAACAGCACACTGA
- the LOC125842064 gene encoding growth-regulating factor 2-like isoform X2 translates to MELKISPPKNIANKKVCYNVSNGGEKCSIELGLNLELSYSKFSTNGYGFTFLQRQELEQQFFIYKYIEAGLPVPSHLIFPIYKSFICSLKGLHDVMGYGHMCWEHKNRMEPEPRRCRRTDGKKWRCNKGVVQNQKYCEKHMHRGRQRSRKCVELTSSTDIRCSDSSKILSQSCQILQKCTAGKVSDMQPLIFLKSPNNIDHNSEPDTATFSIGLPIN, encoded by the exons ATGGAACTCAAAATCTCACCTCCCAAGAATATTGCTAACAAAAAAGTCTGCTACAATG TGTCTAATGGAGGTGAAAAATGTTCAATTGAACTTGGGCTAAATCTTGAGCTTAGCTACTCAAAATTTAGTACAAATGGATATGGATTTACATTTCTACAAAGGCAAGAATTAGAGCAACAATTTTTCATCTACAAGTATATAGAAGCAGGGCTACCTGTTCCATCACATCTAATTTTTCCTATATACAAGTCTTTTATTTGTTCCTTGAAAGGTCTTCATGATG TGATGGGGTATGGACACATGTGTTGGGAACATAAAAATAGGATGGAACCAGAGCCAAGAAGATGTAGGAGGACTGATGGCAAGAAATGGAGATGTAACAAAGGTGTTGTCCAAAATCAGAAATATTGTGAGAAGCATATGCATAGAGGCCGCCAGCGTTCAAGAAAGTGTGTGGAGTTAACAAGTTCAACAGATATACGTtgttcggactcttcaaaaatattgtcGCAATCGTgtcagattcttcaaaaatgcACTGCTGGTAAAGTATCCGACATGCAACcattgatatttttgaaaagtccAAACAATATAGATCATAATTCAGAACCAGACACAGCCACTTTCTCCATCGGTCTACCAATAAATTAA
- the LOC125842064 gene encoding growth-regulating factor 10-like isoform X1: MELKISPPKNIANKKVCYNVSNGGEKCSIELGLNLELSYSKFSTNGYGFTFLQRQELEQQFFIYKYIEAGLPVPSHLIFPIYKSFICSLKGLHDGNYPHYMTNLMGYGHMCWEHKNRMEPEPRRCRRTDGKKWRCNKGVVQNQKYCEKHMHRGRQRSRKCVELTSSTDIRCSDSSKILSQSCQILQKCTAGKVSDMQPLIFLKSPNNIDHNSEPDTATFSIGLPIN; this comes from the exons ATGGAACTCAAAATCTCACCTCCCAAGAATATTGCTAACAAAAAAGTCTGCTACAATG TGTCTAATGGAGGTGAAAAATGTTCAATTGAACTTGGGCTAAATCTTGAGCTTAGCTACTCAAAATTTAGTACAAATGGATATGGATTTACATTTCTACAAAGGCAAGAATTAGAGCAACAATTTTTCATCTACAAGTATATAGAAGCAGGGCTACCTGTTCCATCACATCTAATTTTTCCTATATACAAGTCTTTTATTTGTTCCTTGAAAGGTCTTCATGATGGTAACTATCCACATTACATGACCAATT TGATGGGGTATGGACACATGTGTTGGGAACATAAAAATAGGATGGAACCAGAGCCAAGAAGATGTAGGAGGACTGATGGCAAGAAATGGAGATGTAACAAAGGTGTTGTCCAAAATCAGAAATATTGTGAGAAGCATATGCATAGAGGCCGCCAGCGTTCAAGAAAGTGTGTGGAGTTAACAAGTTCAACAGATATACGTtgttcggactcttcaaaaatattgtcGCAATCGTgtcagattcttcaaaaatgcACTGCTGGTAAAGTATCCGACATGCAACcattgatatttttgaaaagtccAAACAATATAGATCATAATTCAGAACCAGACACAGCCACTTTCTCCATCGGTCTACCAATAAATTAA
- the LOC125878221 gene encoding uncharacterized protein LOC125878221, which produces MMAKKPESVFLEEWLCRISGTQENVTLKHPSSASAQAIIRAWADLRDSFQNQAFHSNHLQSLRILVDVQFSLYIADPQAKILLSILSSQKVSLPQESYPLFVRLLYIWVRKSFRHSPGVIDSAVEVLLHLFSGHIHSNKSLSFFSEGVLLLGALSFVPSASEKSKTVCLKLLCQLLEEDYRLIHLSERTIPNVLAGIGYALSSSVNIYFVRVLSCLMELWDKSDVPSASLSYGLMILHLMEWSFSNFINSHSADKIDLFSREVLKNTRPAFSLFAVVMAAAGVLRVINRSEQKALIDLKISAEERIETIACGLVSSSGDADYATMEPRNSFLLQCISLALSKSGPFSYQPHVFLCLTTALLTEIFPLPHIYVKIQESPSGNLVGLVLTEVQQHLDSIIFKEAGAITSVFCNQYVMADEENRSAVEDIIWNYCRDVYMWHRKVALMLGGREEVLLGNLEKIAESAFLMVVVFALAVTKHKLSLSAPQEIQMRLSVRILVAFSCMEYFRRMRLPEYMDTIRAVVTRVQENEHACVSFVESIPSYDDLTNQAVPSSFQKMEYMWTTDEVQTARVLFYMRVIPTCVECIPASVFRKVLAPTMFLYMGHPTGKLAKASHSVFVAFMSSGKDADPDERDTLKEQLVFYYVKRSLEGYPGITPFEGMASGVVALVRHLPAGSPSIFYCIHCLIEKADSLCSSVDPTPETDLWKSWDGELEPFKMLDLLFRLLSLVDIQVLPSLMKSLAQLVVKLPSSGQDIILNELYQHVAESDDVTRKPTLVSWLQSLSYLSYQNTSKNAPKVAAKELHDSMSGTTGSLSMNKISARL; this is translated from the exons ATGATGGCAAAGAAACCTGAATCTGTATTCCTTGAAGAATGGCTATGCAGAATCAGTGGCACCCAGGAGAACGTGACGCTGAAACATCCTTCTTCGGCATCAGCCCAAGCTATCATCCGAGCATGGGCTGATCTTAGGGACTCCTTTCAAAATCAAGCATTCCACTCAAATCACCTCCAATCCCTAAGGATCCTCGTTGATGTTCAGTTCTCGCTCTATATTGCTGATCCACAAGCAAAGATTCTGTTGTCTATTTTGTCCTCACAAAAAGTCTCCCTTCCACAGGAATCTTATCCTTTATTTGTCAGGCTTCTATACATTTGGGTTCGGAAATCATTTAGACATTCTCCTGGGGTCATTGATTCAGCAGTTGAGGTCCTCTTGCACCTTTTCTCTGGACATATTCATTCAAACAAAAGCTTATCTTTCTTCTCTGAAGGTGTTCTTCTCCTTGGTGCTCTTTCTTTTGTACCTTCAGCATCCGAAAAATCTAAAACAGTTTGCTTGAAATTGCTCTGCCAGCTCCTTGAAGAAGACTATAGATTGATCCATTTGTCTGAAAGGACAATCCCGAATGTTCTTGCAGGAATTGGCTATGCTCTCTCTTCTTCTGtgaacatttattttgttagagTTCTCAGCTGTTTAATGGAATTGTGGGATAAAAGCGACGTCCCTTCTGCTAGTTTGTCTTATGGGCTCATGATACTGCATCTGATGGAGTGGAGTTTCTCAAATTTTATCAATTCTCACTCCGCAGACAAGATTGATCTTTTCAGTAGGGAGGTATTGAAAAATACACGACCAGCATTTTCTTTGTTTGCTGTAGTCATGGCTGCTGCTGGAGTACTGAGAGTCATCAATAGATCTGAACAGAAAGCACTAATTGACCTTAAGATTTCTGCAGAGGAACGAATCGAGACTATTGCATGTGGTTTAGTTTCTAGTTCTGGAGATGCTGATTATGCTACAATGGAGCCAAGAAACTCCTTTCTGTTACAGTGTATATCATTAGCTTTATCTAAAAGTGGACCATTTTCTTACCAACCTCATGTGTTTCTATGCCTCACTACAGCTTTGTTGACTGAAATATTCCCCTTGCCACACATTTATGTCAAAATCCAAGAATCGCCTTCTGGCAACTTGGTGGGATTAGTTCTCACTGAGGTGCAGCAACACCTAGACAGCATTATTTTTAAGGAAGCAGGGGCCATAACTAGTGTCTTTTGCAATCAGTATGTCATGGCTGATGAAGAAAACCGAAGTGCAGTAGAGGATATCATATGGAATTACTGTCGGGATGTCTATATGTGGCATCGGAAGGTTGCTTTGATGCTTGGAGGTAGGGAGGAAGTGCTGTTAGGGAATCTGGAAAAAATTGCTGAATCTGCTTTCCTCATGGTTGTGGTCTTTGCCTTGGCAGTAACAAAGCACAAGTTAAGTTTAAGTGCTCCCCAAGAAATTCAAATGAGACTTTCAGTGAGGATATTGGTTGCATTTTCTTGTATGGAATATTTCCGCAGAATGCGTTTGCCAGAGTATATGGATACAATTAGAGCAGTTGTTACAAGGGTTCAGGAGAATGAACATGCCTGTGTCTCATTCGTGGAATCTATTCCATCTTATGATGATTTGACAAACCAAGCtg TACCTTCTAGCTTTCAGAAAATGGAATATATGTGGACTACTGATGAAGTGCAGACTGCTCGGGTCTTATTTTATATGCGAGTAATCCCAACTTGCGTAGAATGTATACCAGCCTCTGTATTCCGCAAGGTGCTGGCTCCAACCATGTTCCT ATACATGGGGCATCCAACTGGGAAATTGGCTAAAGCCTCACACTCGGTGTTTGTCGCTTTCATGTCCTCTGGTAAGGATGCTGATCCAGATGAAAGAGATACATTAAAGGAGCAACTTGTATTCTATTATGTTAAGAGATCTTTAGAG GGATACCCTGGGATTACTCCTTTTGAGGGAATGGCTTCTGGAGTTGTTGCACTGGTTAGACATCTGCCTGCTGGAAGCCCATCTATATTCTATTGCATCCACTGTCTCATTGAGAAGGCTGATAGCCTTTGTAGTTCAGTCGATCCTACTCCAGAAACTGACTTGTGGAAGAGTTGGGATGGAGAGCTGGAGCCTTTCAAGATGTTGGATTTACTTTTTCGTCTCCTTTCTCTTGTTGATATACAG GTTCTGCCTAGTTTGATGAAGTCACTGGCACAGTTGGTCGTAAAATTACCATCAAGTGGCCAAGATATTATTCTCAATGAGTTATATCAACATGTTGCAGAATCAGATGATGTTACACGGAAACCGACATTGGTTTCGTGGTTGCAGTCACTGTCTTATCTTAGTTATCAAAATACTAGCAAGAACGCACCAAAAGTGGCAGCAAAAGAACTACATGATTCTATGTCAGGAACTACAGGCTCATTAAGCATGAATAAAATCAGTGCACGTCTATAG
- the LOC125878223 gene encoding nudix hydrolase 14, chloroplastic, translated as MRLTVSRCGLPSLKPLYEFPFSSSSSTLWPRNCSGSFSVKMSTTPPSRITHIINLPTQLNQPVSVVAAPGVSDTHFRNAIESSLFKQWLKNIQTETGLLANGAMSLKQVLIQGVDMFGERLGFLKFKADIIDKETGQKVPGIVFARGPAVAVLILLDSEGETYAVLTEQVRVPVGRLILELPAGMLDDDQGDFAGTAVREVEEETGIHLNAHDMVNLTAFLDASTGGRVFPSPGGCDEEMSLFLYRGNVSKEKIQQLQGKETGLRDHGELIKVHVVPYDKLWRATADAKALTAIALYEMAKRDGLLP; from the exons ATGAGACTAACAGTGTCACGTTGTGGACTTCCATCCTTGAAACCTCTATATGAATTTcccttttcctcttcttcttcgaCCCTTTGGCCTAGAAATTGTTCTGGAAGCTTCTCTGTAAAAATGTCGACAACCCCACCTTCTCGAATCACTCACATAATCAATCTTCCCACCCAACTCAACCAACCGGTTTCTGTTGTCGCTGCTCCCGGCGTCTCCGATACCCACTTCAG GAATGCTATTGAATCCTCATTGTTCAAACAGTGGTTAAAGAACATACAAACTGAAACAGGACTGCTGGCTAATGGAGCTATGTCTTTAAAACAAGTTCTTATCCAG GGTGTAGATATGTTTGGAGAGCGTTTGGGGTTTCTAAAATTCAAAGCAGATATTATTGATAAGGAGACGGGTCAAAAG GTTCCTGGTATTGTCTTCGCACGGGGTCCAGCTGTTGCAGTTCTAATCCTTTTGGATTCTGAGGGTGAGACATATGCTGTGCTTACGGAACAG GTTAGGGTCCCAGTTGGGAGGCTAATTTTGGAATTGCCAGCTGGAATGTTGGATGATGACCAAGGTGACTTTGCTGGAACAGCAGTTCGAGAG GTTGAGGAAGAAACTGGAATACACCTGAATGCCCATGATATGGTCAACCTCACGGCTTTTCTCGACGCATCAACTGGGGGCAGAGTTTTCCCTTCTCCT GGTGGTTGTGATGAGGAGATGAGTTTGTTTCTATACAGAGGAAATGTCAGCAAAGAGAAAATACAACAACTGCAAGGCAAAGAAACTGGACTACGAGACCATGGTGAGCTGATTAAAGTGCATGTGGTTCCATATGATAAACTATGGCGTGCCACAGCTGATGCAAAGGCTCTGACCGCCATTGCCCTCTACGAGATGGCTAAAAGAGATGGACTGTTGCCTTGA
- the LOC125878222 gene encoding copper chaperone for superoxide dismutase, chloroplastic/cytosolic isoform X1, translating to MAFLRSIVTAKSTAIAAAIPVAAFAVSSISSSSSQFERPSKNLKFSSISRSNPIFQLSFAKNLQKTSPPSALHMETPSSNHQTSSDNGVVLPELLTEFMVDMSCQGCVNAVKSKLQTVEGVKNVDVDLDNQVVRILGSSPVKTMTEALEQTGRKARLIGQGVPDDFLTSAAVAEFKGPDIFGVVRLAQVNMELTRIEANFSGLSPGKHAWSINEFGDLTRGAASTGKLYSPPLGDLVTLEVDEKGEAFYTGPKERLRVADLIGRAIAVYATEDKTDPGLTAAVIARSAGVGENYKKICACDGTTIWEATSKL from the exons atgGCATTTTTGAGGTCCATTGTGACTGCAAAATCAACCGCCATTGCTGCTGCTATTCCAGTTGCTGCTTTTGctgtttcttctatttcttcttcttcttctcagtTTGAACGTCCATcgaaaaatctaaaatttagcTCAATTTCTAGGTCGAATCCGATTTTCCAATTAAGCTTCGCGAAGAATCTACAAAAAACAAGTCCTCCTTCAGCTCTTCATATGGAAACGCCTTCTTCCAATCACCAAACTTCCTCCGAT AATGGAGTCGTTTTGCCTGAGTTGCTG ACAGAGTTTATGGTGGACATGTCGTGTCAAGGCTGTGTTAATGCTGTTAAGAGCAAATTGCAAACCGTAGAAG GAGTTAAGAATGTGGATGTGGACCTTGATAATCAAGTAGTGAGAATTCTTGGATCTTCACCTGTGAAGACTATGActgaagccttggagcaaacaGGTCGAAAAGCCCGTCTGATTGGACAAGGAGTACCGGATG ATTTCCTTACATCTGCTGCTGTTGCCGAATTCAAAGGACCAGATATTTTTGGTGTTGTTCGCTTGGCTCAAGTCAATATGGAATTAACTAGGATTGAAGCAAACTTCAGTGGCCTGTCACCTGGAAAGCATGCTTGGTCTATTAATGAATTTGGTGATTTGACGAGGGGGGCAGCTAGTACTGGAAAATTGTACAGCCCA CCACTCGGTGACCTGGTTACACTGGAAGTTGATGAGAAAGGCGAGGCATTTTATACCGGTCCTAAGGAGAGGCTAAGAGTTGCCGACCTGATTGGGAGAGCTATAGCTGTATATGCAACTGAAGATAAAACAGATCCAGGACTTACAGCAGCAGTGATAGCTAGAAGTGCAGGAGTTGGTGAGAACTACAAGAAAATTTGTGCTTGTGATGGTACAACTATTTGGGAAGCAACCAGCAAACTCTGA
- the LOC125878222 gene encoding copper chaperone for superoxide dismutase, chloroplastic/cytosolic isoform X2 produces the protein MVDMSCQGCVNAVKSKLQTVEGVKNVDVDLDNQVVRILGSSPVKTMTEALEQTGRKARLIGQGVPDDFLTSAAVAEFKGPDIFGVVRLAQVNMELTRIEANFSGLSPGKHAWSINEFGDLTRGAASTGKLYSPPLGDLVTLEVDEKGEAFYTGPKERLRVADLIGRAIAVYATEDKTDPGLTAAVIARSAGVGENYKKICACDGTTIWEATSKL, from the exons ATGGTGGACATGTCGTGTCAAGGCTGTGTTAATGCTGTTAAGAGCAAATTGCAAACCGTAGAAG GAGTTAAGAATGTGGATGTGGACCTTGATAATCAAGTAGTGAGAATTCTTGGATCTTCACCTGTGAAGACTATGActgaagccttggagcaaacaGGTCGAAAAGCCCGTCTGATTGGACAAGGAGTACCGGATG ATTTCCTTACATCTGCTGCTGTTGCCGAATTCAAAGGACCAGATATTTTTGGTGTTGTTCGCTTGGCTCAAGTCAATATGGAATTAACTAGGATTGAAGCAAACTTCAGTGGCCTGTCACCTGGAAAGCATGCTTGGTCTATTAATGAATTTGGTGATTTGACGAGGGGGGCAGCTAGTACTGGAAAATTGTACAGCCCA CCACTCGGTGACCTGGTTACACTGGAAGTTGATGAGAAAGGCGAGGCATTTTATACCGGTCCTAAGGAGAGGCTAAGAGTTGCCGACCTGATTGGGAGAGCTATAGCTGTATATGCAACTGAAGATAAAACAGATCCAGGACTTACAGCAGCAGTGATAGCTAGAAGTGCAGGAGTTGGTGAGAACTACAAGAAAATTTGTGCTTGTGATGGTACAACTATTTGGGAAGCAACCAGCAAACTCTGA